One Nocardia sp. BMG111209 DNA segment encodes these proteins:
- a CDS encoding DJ-1/PfpI/YhbO family deglycase/protease, whose protein sequence is MSGELQNARVLIVTSNTGVEHDELVVPRDRLRERGALVIHAAEQDAPVRTYRHDLEPDEEIQPDTTIDAVDASRIDMLIVPGGTVNADRLRANDAAQRLVRATTAAWKPVAAVCHGPWLLVDAEVLPGKRLTSYPSLSTDIRNARGDWVDRPVVRDDSDGWTLITSREPADLPDFVDAITRELTV, encoded by the coding sequence ATGTCCGGAGAGCTGCAGAATGCCCGTGTCCTCATCGTCACGTCCAACACCGGCGTGGAGCACGACGAGCTGGTGGTACCGCGCGACCGGCTGCGGGAGCGCGGCGCGCTGGTGATCCACGCGGCGGAACAGGACGCGCCCGTGCGGACCTACCGCCACGATCTGGAGCCCGACGAGGAGATACAGCCCGACACCACCATCGACGCCGTGGACGCGAGCCGGATCGACATGCTGATCGTGCCCGGCGGTACCGTCAACGCCGATCGGCTGCGGGCCAACGACGCCGCGCAACGGCTGGTCCGGGCCACCACCGCCGCGTGGAAACCGGTCGCGGCCGTCTGCCACGGCCCCTGGCTGCTGGTCGACGCCGAGGTACTGCCCGGCAAGCGGCTGACGTCCTATCCGTCGCTGAGCACCGATATCCGCAACGCGCGCGGTGATTGGGTGGACCGGCCGGTGGTCCGCGACGACAGTGACGGCTGGACCCTGATCACCTCCCGCGAGCCGGCGGATCTGCCGGACTTCGTCGACGCCATCACCCGGGAGCTCACCGTCTGA
- a CDS encoding serine/threonine-protein kinase yields MAAHTAVLNASPADNEIAAELLEFGFGEAEVIGRGGFGTVYRCREQALDRVVAVKVLTADLGADGRARFVREQRACGRFAAHPNIVQVLRVDVTAHGHPFLVMPFHERGTLDRHIRDRGALPWPEVLSLGIKLAGALTTAHTAGVLHRDVNPANILITDYGEPQLADFGLARTADAFRTADGIIAGTPAYTAPEVLQGRPPAAAADLYGLGATLFTALTGHAAFARRDGETIVAQFVRIGAEGVPDLRATGVPAQLCSAIEAAMEHRPEDRPGSAREFGTVLRDIQFAAGLPVDALVPTADPPASARRSAARPGPVATPNTRLRPPTSSHRLVARPRLIRALRAGGQRRLVLIHAPAGYGKSTLAAQWAAELAADDIPVAWLSLVPDDNNLVRCLTRLTDAVRRVQPNLAGELAQMLEEGAGEAVHQVVTTLINEIHTGGRTVAIVLDDWHRIRNPQVCEAIRFLLDNGCHHLRIIVTSRTTAGLPLGHMRVRDELVEIDETALRFDDPEADRLLRDVGGLPLDRPEVEHVRRTTEGWAAALQLVCLSLPGKQDPAAHLGRLSGLHGAIGEYLMDDVVGELEPDLLEFLMRTAVTETVCADLATVLTERSGTQDLLEEVRSRNLFLRGMDDDLRWFRYHSLFAGFLRNRLARQHPGLPERLHGLASDWFAAHDMLTEAVDHALAADRPDRALRLVLDSADALLAESRMSTFLALVDKLPPALAESDAELQLAVAWANMPLFHHDVMRRTRCRIDTLLAARPPDAHSTDLAVEAELIRSVHALQCDRFDDLSVVARWRVQGPVRPFLADVGAACAASLAFYRFDFDEVRRWHQRTTARRVRSGTFNVVLSDVTAAMAAFEQLDIEGAESVLRGALAKALEAGLRPHAARFITAAQLAELLYYTGQFAEAGELVPTGDELDTAIAEVLITAYGTAVRLAAVRGDLAAAEQAIADGRAVAQRLSLPRMTARMLNERIRLGLPIGGDERRRLERLGPYLRQPDHLRAAAAEFDQDSIIRLSLAEQSPGAIRRALERSETMFEQLRRQRRPRAQLQAQLLYACCLAAAGRTRAAADLALPALSTCADLGLIRFAIDAGCPVIAAVVETLYGAPESPGTPPRRFLQRMLEQFRATHPMAH; encoded by the coding sequence ATGGCCGCTCACACTGCCGTGCTGAATGCCTCCCCGGCAGACAATGAAATTGCCGCCGAGTTGCTGGAGTTCGGCTTCGGGGAGGCCGAGGTGATCGGGCGCGGTGGTTTCGGGACGGTGTACCGGTGCCGGGAGCAGGCCCTGGACCGGGTGGTGGCGGTCAAGGTGCTCACCGCCGATCTCGGTGCCGACGGCCGGGCCCGGTTCGTCCGGGAACAGCGCGCCTGTGGGCGGTTCGCCGCGCATCCGAACATCGTCCAGGTGCTGCGGGTCGACGTCACCGCGCACGGCCATCCGTTCCTGGTGATGCCCTTCCACGAGCGCGGCACGCTGGATCGCCACATCCGCGACCGGGGCGCGCTGCCGTGGCCGGAGGTGCTGTCGCTGGGCATCAAGCTCGCCGGCGCGCTGACCACGGCCCATACCGCCGGGGTGCTGCACCGCGACGTGAATCCGGCCAACATCCTGATCACCGACTACGGCGAACCGCAGCTCGCCGATTTCGGCCTGGCCCGCACGGCCGACGCCTTCCGGACCGCCGACGGGATCATCGCCGGGACCCCCGCCTACACCGCGCCGGAGGTGCTGCAGGGCCGCCCGCCCGCCGCGGCCGCCGATCTGTACGGCCTCGGCGCCACCCTGTTCACGGCCCTGACCGGCCACGCCGCCTTCGCCCGCCGCGACGGCGAGACCATCGTCGCGCAGTTCGTCCGGATCGGCGCCGAGGGCGTACCGGATCTGCGCGCGACGGGTGTACCGGCGCAGCTGTGCTCGGCGATCGAGGCCGCGATGGAACATCGGCCGGAGGATCGGCCCGGCTCGGCCCGGGAATTCGGGACCGTCCTGCGCGATATCCAATTCGCCGCCGGACTGCCGGTCGACGCCCTGGTCCCGACCGCGGACCCACCGGCCTCGGCGCGCCGGTCGGCCGCCCGGCCCGGCCCGGTGGCGACGCCGAACACCCGGTTGCGGCCGCCGACCTCCTCCCATCGCCTCGTCGCCCGCCCGCGGCTGATCCGAGCGCTGCGCGCGGGGGGCCAGCGGCGGCTGGTCCTCATCCACGCGCCAGCCGGCTACGGCAAGAGCACCCTGGCCGCGCAGTGGGCCGCCGAACTGGCCGCCGACGACATCCCGGTCGCCTGGCTGAGCCTGGTACCCGACGACAACAACCTGGTCCGGTGCCTGACCCGCCTCACCGACGCGGTCCGCCGGGTGCAGCCGAATCTGGCCGGCGAACTGGCCCAGATGCTCGAGGAGGGGGCCGGCGAGGCGGTGCATCAGGTCGTCACGACGCTGATCAACGAGATCCACACGGGCGGGCGGACCGTGGCGATCGTCCTGGACGACTGGCACCGCATCCGCAACCCGCAGGTGTGCGAGGCGATCCGGTTCCTGCTGGACAACGGCTGCCACCATCTGCGGATCATCGTGACCAGCCGGACCACGGCCGGACTTCCGTTGGGGCATATGCGCGTCCGCGACGAACTGGTCGAGATCGACGAGACCGCACTGCGTTTCGACGATCCCGAGGCCGACCGGCTGCTGCGCGACGTGGGTGGCCTGCCGCTGGACCGTCCGGAGGTGGAACACGTCCGGCGCACCACCGAGGGCTGGGCCGCCGCACTGCAACTGGTCTGCCTGTCGCTGCCGGGTAAGCAGGATCCGGCCGCGCACCTGGGCCGGCTCTCGGGGCTGCACGGCGCCATCGGCGAATATCTGATGGACGATGTGGTCGGCGAACTCGAACCGGATCTGCTCGAATTCCTGATGCGCACGGCGGTGACCGAGACGGTCTGCGCGGATCTCGCGACCGTGCTGACCGAACGATCCGGGACCCAGGACCTGCTCGAGGAGGTCCGCTCCCGGAATCTGTTCCTGCGCGGTATGGATGACGACCTGCGCTGGTTCCGGTACCACAGCCTGTTCGCCGGCTTCCTGCGCAACCGGCTGGCCCGGCAGCATCCCGGCCTGCCGGAGCGGCTGCACGGACTGGCCTCGGACTGGTTCGCCGCGCACGACATGCTCACGGAGGCAGTCGATCACGCGCTGGCGGCGGATCGGCCCGACCGCGCGCTGCGCCTGGTCCTGGACAGCGCCGACGCGCTGCTCGCCGAATCCCGGATGTCCACCTTCCTGGCGCTGGTGGACAAACTGCCCCCGGCGCTCGCCGAGTCCGACGCGGAACTGCAACTGGCGGTCGCGTGGGCCAATATGCCGCTGTTCCACCACGATGTGATGCGCCGGACGCGGTGCCGGATCGATACCCTGCTCGCCGCCCGGCCGCCGGATGCGCACAGTACCGATCTCGCGGTGGAGGCCGAACTCATCCGGTCGGTGCACGCGTTGCAGTGCGACCGGTTCGACGATCTGTCCGTGGTGGCGCGGTGGCGGGTGCAGGGCCCGGTGCGGCCGTTCCTGGCCGATGTCGGTGCGGCGTGCGCGGCCTCACTGGCCTTCTACCGCTTCGATTTCGACGAGGTCCGCCGCTGGCATCAGCGGACCACGGCCCGCCGGGTCCGCAGCGGGACGTTCAACGTGGTGCTCAGCGATGTGACCGCGGCCATGGCCGCGTTCGAACAGCTCGATATCGAGGGGGCCGAGTCGGTGCTGCGCGGCGCGCTGGCGAAGGCGCTGGAGGCCGGCCTGCGGCCACACGCGGCCCGCTTCATCACCGCCGCCCAGCTTGCCGAATTGCTCTATTACACCGGGCAATTCGCCGAGGCCGGGGAACTCGTCCCGACCGGCGACGAACTGGACACCGCGATCGCCGAGGTACTGATCACCGCCTACGGCACCGCGGTCCGGCTGGCCGCCGTCCGCGGTGACCTGGCCGCCGCGGAACAGGCCATCGCCGACGGACGCGCTGTCGCACAGCGGCTTTCGCTGCCCCGGATGACGGCCCGGATGCTCAACGAGCGGATCCGGCTCGGCCTGCCGATCGGCGGCGACGAGCGCCGCCGGCTGGAACGACTCGGCCCCTACCTCCGCCAGCCCGACCACTTGCGTGCGGCCGCAGCGGAATTCGATCAGGATTCGATCATCCGGCTGTCGCTGGCGGAACAGTCCCCGGGTGCGATCCGGCGGGCGCTGGAGCGGTCGGAGACGATGTTCGAACAGTTGCGCCGCCAGCGCCGGCCCCGGGCGCAGTTGCAGGCGCAGCTGTTGTACGCCTGCTGCCTGGCCGCCGCCGGCCGGACCCGGGCGGCCGCCGATCTCGCGCTGCCGGCCCTGTCCACCTGTGCGGATCTCGGGCTGATCCGGTTCGCGATCGACGCCGGCTGCCCGGTCATCGCCGCCGTCGTGGAAACCCTGTACGGCGCACCGGAATCGCCGGGGACACCGCCGCGGCGGTTCCTGCAGCGGATGCTGGAACAGTTCCGCGCCACCCACCCGATGGCGCACTGA
- a CDS encoding serine/threonine-protein kinase, whose protein sequence is MIGTIVVSQVRIADDPLAHYEKLMADIDIAATQRDVSTGVRGELVAGGFDGPEEVGHGGFGVVYRCREPELERMVAVKLLQSEVHGDERGRFVREQRALGRLSGHPHIVQVLRIDLTATGRPFIVMPYFTRGSLDRVVRASGPLRWPDAVSIGVRMAGALAAAHAVGIVHGDVKPGNILLTDYGEPQLSDFGIARFGDETLGTASLVQGTPAYTAPEVLRGAVQNAVADVYGLGATLYYLTTGHSPMSRPGGDTGDLGADLHTYGVPEEARDAIVAALSPDPEDRPGSAVEFGELLREVQRDTGQAIDTMAMPVDGADATPTVLPAHAVAPVTPPPPPIAATKFRPPASARSLVERTRLLEVIRAAGERRLILVDGPAGFGKTTLVVQWARELRATGVPVAWLTVDSDDDNVVWFLSHLIEAIRRVRPELAGELGDLLEARSSNATRSVLTALIDEIHDSGQRIVLVIDDWHQVNGRKTFAAVDYLLEHGCHHLQLVVAGRTRAGLPLSKLLVEDELVEIDTAALRFDPEESGTFLVGVSNLPLSGADVTRIRESTEGWPAGLRLAQLSLSGRDDPAGFIDNLSGRHHAIGDYLTENVLDSLDPPLLDFLMATTITNRICASLAAALSGRADARVLLDQIADRNLFLHRVEENASGEWFRYHRLFADHLQRRLGYWDPDRAQVLHARASAWFADHDRLIEAVDHALAAGDPEGAVDLVESQSVRLIETTRMATILGLLAKLPASLTDVRPRLQLCAAWANVGLERGVRVYTAARKVESAIVASGVPEPQATAYRVEAALVTGMEEYIGDRLENLSALIPEHITALDNTLIAVNAADLAAVDALNRFDFDGVRHWHERALHYGRDLPSLAVMHSHCIAGLAEVEQVHPWVAEEHFTTATASVAPESEVVVRVTELAGAFLGDLRYRQDRLAEAEQRLDTALGRHCEPRSAEVALAGFGTGARIAMIRGDRDGAERLLGMGEQMAQERSLPRLAARMINERLRIGLPIPDDVRTRLLNLPLYRKQHIRIRAALAELAQESAIRMLLTDGTPAAIAAACERAEVMYREIRTLNRPRARVDSALLYACCRWAAGEYDAACAIARPALTMCVERGVPRLAQDAGPGMTEISAAVGPNCLPHLHS, encoded by the coding sequence ATGATCGGGACTATCGTGGTGTCGCAGGTCCGGATCGCCGATGATCCGCTCGCACACTATGAGAAATTGATGGCCGACATCGACATCGCCGCTACACAGCGGGACGTGTCCACCGGGGTCCGCGGGGAACTGGTGGCCGGTGGTTTCGACGGCCCGGAGGAGGTCGGCCACGGTGGATTCGGCGTCGTGTACCGCTGCCGGGAACCCGAGCTCGAGCGCATGGTGGCGGTCAAACTGCTGCAATCCGAGGTGCACGGCGACGAGCGGGGACGATTCGTCCGGGAACAGCGTGCGCTGGGCCGGTTGTCCGGCCATCCGCACATCGTCCAGGTGCTCCGGATCGACCTCACGGCCACCGGCCGGCCGTTCATCGTGATGCCCTATTTCACCCGCGGATCGCTGGATCGGGTGGTGCGCGCGAGCGGTCCGCTGCGCTGGCCCGACGCGGTCTCGATCGGGGTGCGGATGGCCGGGGCGCTGGCCGCGGCGCACGCGGTCGGCATCGTGCACGGCGACGTCAAACCGGGCAACATCCTGCTCACCGACTACGGGGAACCGCAGCTGTCGGATTTCGGCATCGCCCGCTTCGGGGACGAGACGCTCGGCACGGCCTCGCTGGTCCAGGGCACTCCCGCCTACACCGCGCCGGAGGTACTGCGCGGCGCGGTGCAGAACGCGGTCGCGGACGTGTACGGCCTCGGCGCCACGCTGTACTACCTGACCACCGGCCACTCCCCGATGTCCCGGCCCGGTGGTGACACGGGCGACCTCGGCGCCGACCTGCACACCTACGGCGTCCCGGAGGAGGCCCGCGACGCGATCGTCGCCGCCCTGTCCCCCGATCCCGAGGACCGGCCGGGTTCGGCGGTCGAATTCGGCGAACTGCTGCGCGAGGTGCAGCGCGACACCGGGCAGGCGATCGACACGATGGCGATGCCGGTCGACGGGGCCGATGCCACGCCGACGGTCCTGCCCGCCCACGCGGTCGCGCCGGTGACCCCGCCACCGCCGCCCATCGCGGCCACCAAATTCCGCCCGCCGGCCTCGGCCCGCTCGCTGGTCGAGCGCACCCGCCTGCTGGAGGTCATCCGCGCCGCCGGTGAGCGGCGGCTGATCCTGGTCGACGGGCCGGCCGGATTCGGCAAGACCACATTGGTGGTGCAGTGGGCCCGCGAACTGCGGGCAACCGGCGTGCCGGTGGCCTGGCTGACCGTCGATTCCGACGACGACAACGTGGTCTGGTTCCTCAGCCATCTGATCGAGGCGATCCGCCGGGTGCGCCCCGAACTGGCCGGCGAACTCGGTGACCTGCTGGAGGCGCGATCCTCCAACGCCACCCGCTCGGTGCTGACGGCGCTGATCGACGAGATCCACGACAGCGGTCAGCGGATCGTGCTCGTCATCGACGACTGGCATCAGGTGAACGGCCGCAAGACCTTCGCCGCGGTCGACTACCTGCTCGAGCACGGCTGCCACCACCTGCAACTGGTGGTGGCCGGCCGCACGCGCGCGGGCCTGCCGCTGAGCAAACTGCTGGTCGAGGACGAACTGGTCGAAATCGACACCGCCGCACTGCGTTTCGATCCCGAGGAATCCGGCACCTTCCTGGTCGGGGTCAGCAATCTGCCGTTGAGCGGTGCGGATGTGACCCGGATCCGGGAGTCGACCGAAGGCTGGCCCGCCGGGCTGCGGCTGGCGCAGCTGTCGCTGTCCGGTCGCGACGATCCCGCCGGCTTCATCGACAATCTCAGCGGCCGCCACCACGCCATCGGCGACTATCTCACCGAGAACGTGCTGGACTCGCTGGATCCGCCGCTGCTGGACTTCCTGATGGCGACCACGATCACCAACCGGATCTGCGCGAGCCTGGCCGCCGCGCTGTCCGGCCGCGCCGACGCCCGGGTCCTGCTGGACCAGATCGCCGACCGGAACCTGTTCCTGCACCGGGTGGAGGAGAACGCGAGCGGCGAATGGTTCCGCTACCACCGGCTGTTCGCCGATCATCTGCAACGCCGGCTCGGCTATTGGGATCCGGACCGGGCGCAGGTGCTGCACGCGCGCGCCTCGGCCTGGTTCGCCGATCACGATCGGCTGATCGAGGCGGTCGATCACGCGCTGGCCGCGGGCGATCCGGAGGGCGCGGTGGATCTGGTCGAATCGCAGTCCGTGCGGCTGATCGAGACGACCCGGATGGCGACCATCCTGGGTCTGCTCGCCAAACTGCCCGCCTCCCTCACCGATGTCCGGCCGCGGTTGCAGCTGTGCGCGGCGTGGGCGAACGTCGGGCTGGAACGCGGCGTGCGGGTGTACACCGCGGCCCGGAAGGTCGAATCCGCGATCGTGGCCTCCGGTGTGCCCGAACCGCAGGCCACCGCGTACCGGGTGGAGGCCGCGCTGGTGACCGGGATGGAGGAGTACATCGGGGACCGGCTGGAGAATCTCTCGGCGCTGATTCCCGAGCACATCACCGCGCTGGACAACACGCTCATCGCGGTGAACGCCGCCGATCTCGCCGCGGTCGACGCGCTGAACCGGTTCGACTTCGACGGGGTGCGGCACTGGCACGAGCGGGCGCTGCACTACGGCCGCGACCTGCCCTCGCTGGCCGTGATGCACAGCCACTGCATCGCCGGACTGGCCGAGGTGGAGCAGGTGCATCCGTGGGTGGCGGAGGAGCATTTCACCACCGCGACCGCGTCGGTGGCCCCGGAATCGGAGGTGGTGGTCCGGGTCACGGAGCTGGCCGGCGCCTTCCTGGGCGATCTGCGATATCGGCAGGATCGGCTGGCGGAGGCCGAGCAACGGCTGGACACGGCGCTGGGCCGGCACTGTGAACCGCGCAGCGCCGAGGTCGCGCTCGCCGGATTCGGCACCGGCGCCCGGATCGCGATGATCCGCGGCGACCGCGACGGCGCGGAACGACTGCTGGGCATGGGGGAACAGATGGCGCAGGAGCGGTCACTGCCCCGGCTGGCCGCGCGGATGATCAACGAGCGGTTGCGCATCGGCCTGCCGATCCCGGACGACGTCCGCACCCGGCTGCTGAACCTTCCGCTGTATCGCAAGCAGCACATCAGGATTCGGGCCGCACTGGCCGAACTCGCGCAGGAGTCGGCGATCCGGATGCTGCTGACCGACGGGACCCCGGCCGCGATCGCCGCCGCCTGCGAACGGGCGGAGGTCATGTACCGGGAGATCCGGACCCTGAATCGCCCACGCGCCCGGGTCGATTCGGCCCTGCTGTACGCCTGCTGCCGGTGGGCCGCCGGCGAGTACGACGCCGCCTGCGCGATCGCGCGGCCCGCGCTGACGATGTGCGTCGAACGCGGCGTGCCCCGCCTGGCCCAGGACGCGGGCCCGGGGATGACCGAGATCAGTGCCGCGGTGGGCCCGAACTGCTTGCCGCACTTGCATTCCTGA
- a CDS encoding SDR family oxidoreductase: MVRVRCVVFGATGYIGGRLVPELLAAGHEVRVVARTPGKLADAPWRDRVEIVRGDVTSAEDLRAAVDGQEVAYYLVHSLHRSDFVAVDRLAAESLAAEAAAAGVRRLVYLGGIVPVGQRMSRHLASRAEVGRILASGPVPAVVFQAAVIIGSGSASFEILRYLTERLPVMVTPRWVRNAIQPIAVRDVLYYLTRAADVPGDFAGFFDIGGPDVLTYAGMMRGYAEVAGLPRRGIVPVPVLTPWLSAQWVNLVTPVPRSIAVPLIESLINDAVCREHDIAQHIPDPPGGLTGYRRAVALALRRIRDLDVPTRWSDANVPGAPSDSLPTDPDWSGGSLYRDVRSRHTTADPATLWSVVEAIGGEHGWYSFPLAWSLRGWIDRFVGGVGLRRGRRDPRRLHEGEALDWWRVEHLERPRVLRLRAEMRVPGRAWLELAVAPDGAGAVYHQRALFEPHGLAGHLYWKAIVPFHAIVFGGMARNITGAAEQQRALSRT, from the coding sequence GTGGTTCGGGTGCGGTGCGTCGTATTCGGGGCGACCGGCTACATCGGGGGACGACTGGTACCGGAGTTGCTGGCGGCGGGCCACGAGGTGCGCGTGGTCGCCCGCACGCCGGGCAAACTCGCCGACGCGCCGTGGCGCGATCGGGTCGAGATCGTGCGCGGGGACGTGACCTCGGCGGAGGATCTGCGCGCCGCGGTGGACGGGCAGGAGGTCGCCTATTACCTCGTGCACTCGCTGCACCGATCCGATTTCGTCGCCGTGGACCGGCTCGCGGCCGAATCGCTGGCCGCCGAGGCCGCGGCGGCCGGCGTGCGGCGGCTGGTCTATCTGGGCGGCATCGTGCCGGTGGGGCAGCGCATGTCCCGGCATCTGGCCTCCCGGGCCGAGGTCGGCCGGATCCTCGCGTCGGGGCCGGTGCCGGCGGTGGTGTTCCAGGCGGCGGTGATCATCGGTTCCGGTTCGGCCAGTTTCGAGATCCTGCGCTATCTCACCGAGCGGCTGCCGGTGATGGTCACCCCGCGCTGGGTGCGCAACGCGATCCAGCCCATCGCGGTGCGCGACGTGCTGTACTACCTGACCCGGGCCGCGGACGTGCCCGGCGATTTCGCGGGGTTCTTCGACATCGGCGGCCCGGACGTGCTGACCTACGCCGGGATGATGCGCGGGTACGCGGAGGTGGCCGGGCTGCCGCGCCGCGGCATCGTGCCGGTACCCGTGCTGACGCCGTGGCTGTCGGCCCAATGGGTCAACCTGGTGACGCCGGTCCCGCGGTCGATCGCCGTGCCGCTGATCGAATCGCTGATCAACGATGCCGTGTGCCGGGAACACGATATCGCGCAACACATTCCGGATCCGCCCGGCGGGCTCACCGGCTACCGTCGCGCGGTCGCGCTGGCGCTGCGGCGAATTCGCGATCTGGATGTGCCGACCCGGTGGTCGGACGCGAATGTGCCGGGCGCGCCGTCGGATTCGCTGCCCACCGATCCGGACTGGTCCGGCGGCTCGCTGTACCGCGATGTGCGCAGCCGCCACACCACCGCCGATCCGGCCACCCTGTGGTCGGTGGTGGAGGCGATCGGCGGCGAGCACGGCTGGTACTCGTTCCCGCTGGCCTGGTCGCTGCGCGGCTGGATCGACCGCTTCGTCGGCGGGGTGGGGTTGCGGCGCGGCCGCCGCGACCCGCGCCGGCTGCACGAGGGTGAGGCGCTGGACTGGTGGCGGGTCGAACATCTCGAGCGCCCCCGCGTGCTGCGGCTGCGCGCGGAGATGCGGGTGCCCGGCCGGGCCTGGCTCGAACTCGCGGTGGCGCCGGACGGCGCCGGTGCGGTCTACCACCAGCGGGCCCTGTTCGAACCGCACGGCCTGGCCGGGCATCTGTACTGGAAGGCGATCGTCCCGTTCCACGCGATCGTCTTCGGCGGCATGGCCCGCAACATCACCGGCGCCGCCGAGCAACAGCGCGCGCTCAGTCGAACGTGA